The sequence below is a genomic window from Streptomyces sp. B21-105.
GGGTGCGGGGCGTGATCGGTGGCGACGATGTCGATGGTGCCGTCGGCGAGCGCCTCGCGCAGGGCGTGCACGTCCCGCTCGGTGCGCAGCGGCGGGTTGACCTTGTAGACCGGGTTGTAGCTGCGCACCAGCTCGTCGGTGAGCAGCAGGTGGTGCGGGGTGACCTCGGCGGTGACGTCGATGCCGCGGGACTTGGCCCAGCGGACGATCTCGACCGACCCGGCGGTGGAGAGGTGGCAGATGTGGACCCGGGAGCCGACGTGCTCGGCGAGCAGGACGTCCCGGGCGATGATCGACTCCTCGGCCACCGCGGGCCAGCCCCCGAGCCCCAGCTCGGCGGAGACGACGCCCTCGTTCATCTGGGCGCCCTCGGTCAGCCGCGGCTCCTGCGCGTGCTGGGCGACGACCCCGCCGAAGGCCTTCACGTACTCCAGGGCCCGGCGCATGATCACCGCGTCGTCGACGCACTTGCCGTCGTCGGAGAAGACGGTGACGCCGGCGGCGGACTCGTGCATGGCGCCGAGCTCGGCGAGCTTCCTGCCCTCCAGGCCTACGGTGACGGCGCCGATGGGCTGCACGTCGCAGTAGCCGTGCTCCTGCCCGAGCCGGTAGACCTGCTCGACGACGCCGGCGGTGTCGGCGACCGGGAAGGTGTTGGCCATGGCGAAGACGGCCGTGTAGCCGCCGGAAGCGGCCGCGC
It includes:
- a CDS encoding dihydroorotase — protein: MSKILIRGAKVLGGEPQDVLIDGAVIEAMGAGLSAEGAEVVEAAGKVLLPGLVDLHTHLREPGREDSETVLTGTRAAASGGYTAVFAMANTFPVADTAGVVEQVYRLGQEHGYCDVQPIGAVTVGLEGRKLAELGAMHESAAGVTVFSDDGKCVDDAVIMRRALEYVKAFGGVVAQHAQEPRLTEGAQMNEGVVSAELGLGGWPAVAEESIIARDVLLAEHVGSRVHICHLSTAGSVEIVRWAKSRGIDVTAEVTPHHLLLTDELVRSYNPVYKVNPPLRTERDVHALREALADGTIDIVATDHAPHPHEDKDCEWAAAAMGMVGLETALSVVQETMVETGLLDWAGVASRMSFKPALIGRATGHGRPVSAGEPANLTLVDTEYRGSVDPAGFASRSRNTPYEGRELPGRVTHTWLRGKATLVDGKLT